CCGTTGGCGTGGTGCATTCCAGGTTGCTGCCCACCACCCGGCACCAGGTTGTCCATCACGCTCTGGCAGCGTGGCGGCTGCACGAGCCTCATTGGGGTGTCGTTCAGAACCACCATTTGCCGATTGTGGCGACCACTGGTGACTCCGGAGAAGGTGTTGCGCTGCAGCGAGCCGCGCACGAATCCGATCTGCTCCGGCTGGACTACCACTTGGGAGTAGATGTCTTCGCCCTTACTCTGCCTCACCtggagttgctgctgctggtgcagcTTGTGGTAGAGCTGGCGGTCCGTCACCTCCTTGATGGCCCGCAGGTGGTCCCACTGGTTCTGGCCACGCACAGGTGTCGAAGTGGCCACCGGACTGGCGGGTATCGATTGTTCGAGGAACTGGCTGCGATCCACCGAGGTGGAGCGGCTGATACGGCCCAGCTGTGCCTCAGGCCACTTCCTCCTGGGGCTGAGTCCACGTCGCTCCAGAGTGGATCTCTGCTGAGTGGCAACTCTGACCGGAGTCTGCTCCTGGGCCACCTGGTTCTGGCGCTCCAGCAGAATGCGTCGGATCTCGGTTGGCTCGTCCTTGCGGTGTATctgctcctccttctcctcatTTTCGTGAAAGAGGCGACGTGGCAAGGGGCCCTCCAATTTAGGCGTGGTCTTCCTCCGGGCCGGAAAGAGGCTGTTTGAGAGCCTCTGCAGCACAGACAGTTTCTTGGTGTTGCTCTTTCGGAGCGCGGCCAGAGACTCGGCCACCTGCTGGCGGCGCTCCTCGGCGGTGGCATTGCCACTTCTCACTTGTGGCGAGGACCCGGCCGTCGAGGGAGAGGCCATCTCCCGGCGGGGCATGAGTGCCAGGCCCTTGCGGTCCAGGTAGGCCTGGAACTCATCAGAACTAACGGTGTTGGTAAAGGTGCCCAGCGAAGGCTCAACTGCATTTCCACTCATAGCAGGCTTCAGGGGACTTGGGGGCACGGATGAGCTGGTGACCAGTTCGTCGCTTGACTCGCTCTTTGTCAGCGGTCCATCGATCTCGTCCAGGTCGTCGTCCGAGGTGATTTGTAGCTTCTTCACCCGCTCGTCGAACTTGCGCGCGTTCTTGGTCACCTCGGCGGGATTGAGCAGGGCACTGCTGATCTCGGGATCAGAGTGGGTGCCGGTGCGGATCTTCAGGTTGGCCAGCTCTGGGTAGTTGGGCTTGGAGCACTTCTTAAAGGTTGGCTGCTCCAGATGCTTCTGGGGTTGGTGGCGGGGTAGCTTGTTGCCCTGGTTCCTTGGCTCCTTGGGGGGCTGCTTCCGCTTGGGCTGCTTACTCGTCAACTCCTGCAACTCCTCGAACTTCAGCCGCGCCAGCACCGTGGGATCGTAGACGAAGACGGCGTCCGGGTTCTTTATATATGTCTTCACGTACTTGGACTGCTTGAGCACCTCCTCGGTGGTCACATAATCATCGGCCTGCTGGGACTGGGACACCCAGCACGCCCTGTTTCTGCGATTGTTGGAATCGTTCTTCTGCTGCTCCCTtgccttttccttttctttttctttttctcgtTCCCGTTCCCTCATCTGCTGGGTCACAGTTTTCCGCACACTCAAAGTCGATCGCTTTGTTGGCACCGGAGGAGGCGTCTTCTTGTTGTGACCAGTGGCCACGCTACCATTGCGGAAGGGATTTATCTGGTCGACAATCGGCTCGCCAGTAGTAAACTTGCGGATCTCCTCGTCGTTGGGATTGAAGCTGACCGACTTTTTGCTTTGGCAGTGGTGCCCTCGATCTCGACCGACTTAGTTGGACtgtcctcctccttctccttgtCGCCCTCCTCCTTTTCCACCTGGCACTTTTCGAAGGGCTCAACGATCTTCAGGGGTGCAGTGATGTAGGCCTCGAATGCGATATGCTCTTTTTCCTTTACCTGCTCTTTTTCCTTAACCGCTCGCTGGGGGTCGTGGTCCACTGCGTTATTCCTTTCTGGGTGATTGGTGGCTTGGATTAGAGGATGGATTCCTTCTTGGGGTGAAATAGTGTCAGACATCTTTTGGGGCACTGGTCGGGGGAGAGTGGGAGAGGGGAGACCGAGAAGAGGGCTTGGAGTGGAAGAGAATCGGGAGTGAAAGTCTTCTGTGCGCCCACCATCTAAAATGCTGTCTGGCGCCCGCACAAGGAGATCTGCAAATTATGTTAAGAAGTTATGAGAAATTGcagacaaaattaaaaaaaaaaacaaaagtaaggaaataaacttcggcaagccgaagtttatatactcttgcagctataaaaaaaattaaatattttttacaacatCTAGATTTCTATTTAGAAATTTAAGAACATTGAAGTTATGATGATtttaagctcaattattcggtcgtttctatggca
The sequence above is a segment of the Drosophila gunungcola strain Sukarami unplaced genomic scaffold, Dgunungcola_SK_2 000100F, whole genome shotgun sequence genome. Coding sequences within it:
- the LOC128265199 gene encoding LOW QUALITY PROTEIN: uncharacterized protein LOC128265199 (The sequence of the model RefSeq protein was modified relative to this genomic sequence to represent the inferred CDS: inserted 1 base in 1 codon; substituted 1 base at 1 genomic stop codon) → MSDTISPQEGIHPLIQATNHPERNNAVDHDPQRAVKEKEQVKEKEHIAFEAYITAPLKIVEPFEKCQVEKEEGDKEKEEDSPTKSVEIEGTTAKXKKSVSFNPNDEEIRKFTTGEPIVDQINPFRNGSVATGHNKKTPPPVPTKRSTLSVRKTVTQQMREREREKEKEKEKAREQQKNDSNNRRNRACWVSQSQQADDYVTTEEVLKQSKYVKTYIKNPDAVFVYDPTVLARLKFEELQELTSKQPKRKQPPKEPRNQGNKLPRHQPQKHLEQPTFKKCSKPNYPELANLKIRTGTHSDPEISSALLNPAEVTKNARKFDERVKKLQITSDDDLDEIDGPLTKSESSDELVTSSSVPPSPLKPAMSGNAVEPSLGTFTNTVSSDEFQAYLDRKGLALMPRREMASPSTAGSSPQVRSGNATAEERRQQVAESLAALRKSNTKKLSVLQRLSNSLFPARRKTTPKLEGPLPRRLFHENEEKEEQIHRKDEPTEIRRILLERQNQVAQEQTPVRVATQQRSTLERRGLSPRRKWPEAQLGRISRSTSVDRSQFLEQSIPASPVATSTPVRGQNQWDHLRAIKEVTDRQLYHKLHQQQQLQVRQSKGEDIYSQVVVQPEQIGFVRGSLQRNTFSGVTSGRHNRQMVVLNDTPMRLVQPPRCQSVMDNLVPGGGQQPGMHHANGTPTPVVMRQRVEHGQARRIGGLLTREEILEKVKEFCRKSITKTPLPESKAQMQMQPFYKRHLTPPNADVSPVSYASVDDQCARPQVPHRVQSLPVSQGNYIPGGNALGGASPIYAHVSKRNSLLSNVSEQYLSSQQLGTLTRPVPLNQLVLVDTGAGVQVAQLVDYLPYVRPAPVQAQSYLMQDGRATPLILDHSAQQASQIYWTPQHRQRISHPIQTPRFIKTMPSSRNSTMSRHLEGNGNGNASDXLLSSEAGEVRRITEKQL